A region from the uncultured Macellibacteroides sp. genome encodes:
- a CDS encoding 3-phosphoshikimate 1-carboxyvinyltransferase: MEYQIKAPAKLQASIQLPASKSISNRALILHALSYSPYDIVNLSDCDDTEVMVAALNSDSKDFDIKAAGTAMRFLTAFLSKIVGEWTITGTERMKNRPIKLLVDALNSLGARIEYIEKEGYPPLRIFGSALQGGEISLSGGVSSQYISALLMVAPLMENGLTIRLEGNVISRPYILLTLQLMEQFGVKASWAGQTIKVVTQEYKPIPFTVESDWSGASYWYQMAALNKDAEIELLGLFKNSLQGDAAVAGIFTQLGVSTTFTDKGVTLRKNGNLCAKLVYNFVNEPDLAQTFVVTCVLLNIPFRFSGLQSLKIKETDRIEALRTELKKLGYLLTVEGNSVLTWNGERCEPEEHPVIATYEDHRMAMAFAPAALAIPQGICIAEPQVVSKSYPHYWDDLRKAGFEIKD; the protein is encoded by the coding sequence ATGGAATATCAGATAAAAGCTCCTGCTAAGTTACAGGCCTCTATCCAGTTGCCGGCTTCCAAAAGTATAAGTAACCGCGCATTAATACTGCATGCCCTGAGTTATAGCCCCTACGATATCGTTAATCTGTCCGATTGCGACGACACCGAAGTGATGGTAGCTGCATTAAACTCAGACAGCAAGGATTTTGATATTAAGGCTGCAGGTACTGCCATGCGGTTCCTTACGGCATTCCTTTCCAAGATTGTTGGAGAATGGACCATTACTGGAACTGAACGAATGAAGAATCGGCCAATCAAGCTACTTGTTGACGCCCTTAATTCGCTGGGAGCCCGCATCGAATATATTGAAAAAGAGGGTTATCCTCCGTTACGTATTTTCGGAAGTGCGCTGCAGGGTGGCGAGATCTCTTTATCGGGAGGTGTTAGTTCGCAATACATCTCGGCTCTTCTGATGGTAGCCCCTCTCATGGAAAATGGGCTTACCATTCGTTTGGAAGGAAATGTTATTTCACGTCCCTATATTCTGCTTACCTTACAGCTGATGGAACAGTTTGGAGTCAAGGCAAGCTGGGCAGGACAGACCATCAAGGTGGTTACTCAGGAATATAAGCCTATTCCATTTACAGTGGAATCGGATTGGAGTGGCGCTTCTTATTGGTATCAGATGGCGGCGCTCAATAAGGATGCCGAAATTGAATTGCTGGGATTATTTAAAAATAGTTTACAAGGAGATGCAGCTGTTGCAGGTATTTTTACCCAGTTGGGTGTAAGTACCACATTTACCGACAAAGGCGTAACACTGAGAAAGAATGGCAATCTTTGCGCCAAGCTTGTCTATAATTTTGTAAACGAACCCGACCTTGCACAAACTTTTGTTGTTACTTGTGTGTTACTTAACATACCGTTCCGATTTTCCGGCTTGCAAAGTCTGAAGATAAAGGAAACAGATCGTATCGAGGCCCTGCGGACAGAATTAAAGAAACTGGGTTACCTGCTTACGGTTGAAGGAAACAGCGTACTGACATGGAACGGCGAAAGATGCGAACCGGAAGAACATCCGGTTATTGCTACTTACGAAGACCATCGCATGGCTATGGCCTTTGCTCCGGCAGCATTAGCTATTCCGCAAGGAATCTGTATTGCAGAGCCTCAGGTAGTAAGCAAGTCATATCCCCATTACTGGGACGACTTGCGTAAGGCTGGTTTTGAAATAAAAGACTAA
- the ribF gene encoding riboflavin biosynthesis protein RibF, whose translation MIVVRDTEILEGKELVATIGFFDGVHLGHQFLIEEMLSVARARNLPAAVITFPEHPRAVLHADYQPKLLNSFDEKLKHLDATGVDYCVVLDFTVELSQLCAKDFIQQILCKRLHVHTLLIGYDHRFGRNRADGFEQYVEYGKECGMEVIQASPFSPGTAHVSSSEVRKQLDHCYVEKASELLGYQYMIKGSIVSGYKIGRTIGFPTANIRVDEPFKVLPGIGIYAVWVDLFDVRYKGMLYIGRRPTIDNGHDIALEVNILDFEGDIYNAELEVTFVRFMREDIKFESLEALRKQLEIDRVEVNAVLSGLL comes from the coding sequence ATGATTGTAGTGAGAGATACGGAGATATTGGAGGGAAAAGAACTGGTGGCTACCATTGGTTTCTTTGATGGCGTGCATTTGGGACATCAGTTTCTGATTGAAGAAATGCTTTCCGTTGCGCGCGCACGGAATCTTCCCGCTGCAGTAATTACCTTTCCTGAACATCCGAGGGCTGTCTTGCATGCTGATTACCAACCCAAATTGCTCAATAGCTTTGATGAAAAGCTGAAACACCTGGATGCGACCGGTGTGGATTACTGTGTTGTGCTTGACTTTACCGTAGAACTTTCGCAGTTGTGTGCCAAAGACTTCATCCAGCAGATATTGTGCAAGCGTTTGCATGTGCATACGCTGCTCATTGGTTACGATCATCGTTTTGGTCGTAACCGTGCCGATGGATTCGAACAATATGTGGAATATGGAAAGGAATGTGGTATGGAAGTTATTCAGGCATCGCCTTTTAGTCCCGGTACTGCCCATGTAAGTTCGTCGGAAGTAAGGAAGCAACTTGACCATTGTTATGTGGAAAAGGCCTCGGAACTGCTGGGGTATCAGTATATGATTAAGGGAAGTATTGTGAGTGGATATAAGATTGGCCGGACAATAGGTTTCCCTACAGCCAATATTCGGGTGGATGAACCGTTTAAAGTATTGCCGGGGATTGGAATCTATGCTGTTTGGGTAGATCTTTTTGATGTACGGTATAAGGGAATGTTGTATATCGGTCGCCGTCCGACTATTGATAACGGCCACGACATTGCTTTGGAAGTAAATATTCTTGACTTCGAAGGGGATATTTATAATGCAGAACTGGAGGTAACTTTTGTTCGCTTTATGCGGGAAGATATAAAATTTGAAAGTTTGGAGGCATTGCGGAAACAACTGGAAATAGACAGGGTTGAGGTGAATGCCGTACTCTCCGGCTTACTATAA
- a CDS encoding M20 family metallo-hydrolase — MDAFYDALDILSGMIRIPSFSRDENEVADFLSETWGKAGYKVNRKGNNLWMVAPGFTLDKPTVLLNSHIDTVKPAAGWTRDAFDADMNEDDRLYGLGSNDAGASVVSLYEAFTVLTQKEQPYNLIFLASCEEEVSGKNGLELALAELPPIHFAVVGEPTDMQPAVAEKGLMVLDCTAIGKSGHAARNEGINAITLAMKDIDWFTTYEFPEKSDFLGPVKMTVTIIHAGSQHNVVPDRCEFTVDIRTNEFYSNEELYKLIKRHITSDVKARSFRLSSSRTEISHPFVQRALILGKKPFGSPTLSDQSLMRFPSVKMGPGMSSRSHTADEYICPSEIREAIDTYIRLLDGLHL; from the coding sequence ATGGATGCTTTTTACGATGCATTGGATATTCTCAGTGGAATGATACGTATCCCGTCTTTCAGCCGGGATGAGAATGAAGTGGCTGATTTCCTTTCTGAAACCTGGGGAAAGGCCGGTTACAAGGTAAATCGTAAAGGAAACAACCTCTGGATGGTTGCTCCTGGTTTTACGCTGGATAAGCCTACCGTTTTGTTAAATTCGCATATCGATACTGTGAAGCCGGCTGCGGGTTGGACCCGCGACGCTTTTGATGCCGATATGAACGAAGACGACCGCCTCTATGGTTTGGGAAGTAACGATGCAGGAGCCAGTGTGGTTTCTTTGTATGAAGCTTTTACCGTTTTAACCCAAAAGGAACAACCTTATAATCTTATTTTTCTTGCTTCCTGCGAAGAGGAAGTCTCCGGTAAAAACGGACTCGAACTTGCTCTTGCTGAGCTTCCGCCCATTCATTTTGCTGTAGTGGGTGAACCCACGGACATGCAACCTGCCGTTGCCGAAAAGGGATTAATGGTGCTGGATTGTACGGCTATTGGCAAATCGGGTCATGCAGCCCGCAACGAGGGTATCAATGCCATTACCTTGGCCATGAAGGATATTGACTGGTTTACTACCTACGAGTTTCCTGAGAAAAGCGATTTCCTTGGTCCGGTTAAGATGACGGTTACGATTATCCATGCCGGTAGTCAGCATAACGTGGTGCCCGACCGTTGTGAATTTACAGTTGATATCCGTACCAACGAGTTTTATTCAAACGAAGAGTTGTACAAACTGATTAAACGACATATTACCAGTGATGTGAAAGCCCGTTCATTCAGATTGAGTTCTTCGCGTACAGAAATATCACATCCTTTCGTGCAACGGGCCCTGATACTAGGGAAAAAGCCCTTTGGCTCGCCAACATTGTCGGACCAGTCTCTGATGCGTTTTCCTTCTGTGAAGATGGGTCCTGGTATGTCT